The following proteins come from a genomic window of Populus nigra chromosome 6, ddPopNigr1.1, whole genome shotgun sequence:
- the LOC133696470 gene encoding AT-hook motif nuclear-localized protein 15-like, translating into MANRWWAGNVAMRGVDPVSSSPSLHLGNLEEDSTPPGLNRLGPRREQDFTDTNTSSPKTTTTATPPSTQNQEEHEDSRDNTNNQESGDHTALETIEPGSGSTSRRPRGRPAGSKNKPKPPIVITKESPNSLHSHVLEISSGSDIVESIATFSHRRHRGVSILSGSGIVNNVTLRQPAAPGGVITLHGRFEILSLSGSFLPAPSPPGATGLTVYLAGGQGQVVGGTVMGELIAAGPVMVIAATFSNATYERLPLEEQEQEGMQLQQQVNSPGTNNGNAAAGGGASSGGGNNPVTQSSQGLGEHVSIPGYNLPPNLLPNGQVPHDMFWCPPPRPPPSY; encoded by the coding sequence ATGGCAAATCGCTGGTGGGCTGGAAATGTTGCCATGAGAGGTGTAGATCCAGTATCTTCATCTCCATCTCTTCACTTGGGAAATCTTGAAGAAGACAGCACTCCtcccggtttgaaccggttggGTCCAAGAAGAGAACAGGATTTCACTGACACCAACACCAGTAGCCCTAAAACAACCACCACCGCCACACCTCCCAGTACTCAAAACCAGGAGGAACATGAAGATAGCAGAGACAACACCAACAACCAAGAATCTGGCGACCACACTGCTCTCGAAACCATTGAACCAGGCAGTGGTAGCACATCTCGCAGGCCTAGAGGCCGACCTGCTGGTTCAAAGAACAAACCAAAACCTCCCATTGTCATCACCAAAGAAAGCCCTAATTCTCTCCACAGCCATGTCTTGGAAATCAGCTCCGGCAGTGACATCGTGGAGAGCATTGCGACTTTCTCTCATCGCCGCCATCGAGGTGTTTCTATCCTTAGCGGAAGTGGTATTGTGAACAATGTTACTCTCAGGCAGCCTGCAGCTCCTGGTGGGGTTATCACTCTTCATGGAAGATTCGAGATTTTGTCACTGTCGGGTTCGTTTCTCCCTGCCCCATCGCCTCCAGGAGCAACGGGGCTGACTGTTTATTTGGCAGGTGGACAAGGACAGGTGGTTGGAGGTACTGTGATGGGGGAGCTGATAGCAGCAGGGCCGGTGATGGTGATTGCAGCAACGTTCAGTAATGCGACTTATGAAAGGTTGCCACTCGAGGAGCAAGAGCAAGAAGGGATGCAATTGCAACAGCAAGTGAATTCACCAGGGACTAATAATGGCAATGCTGCTGCAGGTGGTGGTGCCAGTAGCGGTGGCGGTAATAATCCAGTGACTCAATCTTCTCAGGGTTTAGGTGAGCATGTTTCAATCCCTGGGTACAATTTGCCTCCTAATTTGTTACCCAATGGACAAGTGCCACATGATATGTTTTGGTGTCCCCCTCCTCGCCCTCCCCCCTCTTACTAA
- the LOC133697465 gene encoding thylakoid lumenal 15 kDa protein 1, chloroplastic-like: MAHLLNVSLCTKIPPKPPLSLTKPCLSIPRFLSLSHSRCPNPQALILNKQLLEDFAKTGLLALLSVSLFFTDPALAFKGGGPYGSEVTRGQDLTGKDFSGRTLIKQDFKTSILRQANFKGAKLLGASFFDADLTGADLSDADLRSADLSLANVAKVNLSNANLEGALATGNTSFRGSNITGADFTDVPLREDQREYLCKVADGVNPTTGNATRDTLLCN; the protein is encoded by the exons ATGGCTCATCTTCTTAACGTTTCTTTGTGCACCAAAATCCCACCAAAACCCCCTCTCTCACTAACCAAACCTTGCCTCTCAATCCCACGCTTCCTTTCCCTCTCCCACTCTCGCTGTCCCAACCCACAG GCATTGATACTAAACAAGCAACTGCTAGAAGATTTTGCAAAGACAGGCTTGCTTGCTCTTCTCTccgtctctctcttttttactgATCCTGCTCTTGCATTCAAG GGAGGAGGACCGTATGGTTCTGAAGTTACGAGGGGCCAGGATCTTACTGGCAAGGATTTCAGTGGCAGAACTTTGATCAAGCAAGATTTTAAGACA TCCATACTAAGACAAGCCAATTTCAAAGGTGCAAAGTTGTTGGGAGCTAGCTTTTTCGATGCTGATTTAACAG GGGCTGATCTTTCAGATGCTGACCTTAGAAGTGCGGATCTCTCCTTGGCGAATGTGGCAAAG GTAAATTTGAGCAATGCTAACTTGGAAGGCGCGCTTGCTACCGGCAACACATCTTTTAGAGGATCAAATATAACAGGAGCTG ATTTCACAGATGTGCCTTTGAGAGAGGACCAACGTGAGTACTTGTGCAAAGTTGCCGATGG GGTGAATCCAACTACTGGAAATGCAACACGCGATACATTGCTTTGCAACTAG